In the genome of Porphyrobacter sp. ULC335, one region contains:
- a CDS encoding GlsB/YeaQ/YmgE family stress response membrane protein: MALLVLIVLGATLGWLASILARTEAPGDILRQVMLGVAVSVVAGEIANDGTMIGSLSFLSLGIALAATAVAMVLYHAVVRRRVKA; the protein is encoded by the coding sequence ATGGCGTTGCTGGTGCTGATCGTGTTGGGGGCGACTCTGGGCTGGCTGGCCTCGATCCTCGCGCGGACCGAGGCGCCGGGCGACATTCTGCGTCAGGTCATGCTCGGCGTGGCGGTATCGGTGGTCGCGGGCGAAATCGCCAATGACGGCACCATGATCGGCAGCCTGTCCTTCCTCAGCCTCGGCATTGCGCTGGCTGCGACGGCCGTCGCGATGGTGCTGTATCACGCCGTCGTGAGGCGCAGAGTCAAAGCGTAA
- the phhA gene encoding phenylalanine 4-monooxygenase, with translation MATLADSPPDFATLPDMAADVFTAPLARPAHVGADWLEPKQTDYTAEDHGVWDDLFARQMEVLPGRACSAFLHGLDKLDLSRGGIPEFGTLSEELGALTGWSVVPVPMLIPDHVFFWHLANRRFPAGNFIRTRETFDYIEEPDVFHDVFGHVPMLTDPTYADYMQEYGRAGWKAMRYNRLKALGALYWYTVEFGLIEEAGEVRAYGAGILSGPTEARFAVEAESPNRIMLNVDRVMRTDYVISDLQPTYFVIESFADLYRQTVERDFDRLYRSLPAGFTYANSAVIDVDNVLHRGTQEYHLRGGRGSGAVPV, from the coding sequence ATGGCCACGCTTGCAGATTCTCCGCCCGATTTCGCCACCCTGCCAGACATGGCAGCCGATGTCTTTACCGCGCCGCTCGCCCGGCCTGCGCATGTCGGCGCGGACTGGCTGGAGCCGAAGCAGACCGATTACACGGCGGAAGATCACGGCGTGTGGGACGATCTGTTCGCCCGCCAGATGGAGGTCCTGCCGGGCCGGGCGTGCTCGGCATTCCTGCACGGTCTGGACAAGCTCGACCTGTCACGCGGCGGCATTCCGGAATTCGGCACGCTTTCCGAGGAACTGGGCGCGCTCACCGGATGGAGCGTCGTGCCGGTGCCGATGCTGATCCCCGATCACGTATTCTTCTGGCACCTCGCCAACCGCCGCTTCCCTGCGGGCAATTTCATCCGCACGCGCGAGACCTTCGACTACATCGAGGAGCCGGACGTCTTCCACGACGTGTTCGGCCACGTGCCGATGCTGACCGACCCCACCTATGCCGATTACATGCAGGAATATGGCCGCGCCGGGTGGAAGGCGATGCGGTATAACCGGCTCAAGGCGCTGGGTGCGCTCTATTGGTACACGGTCGAATTCGGGCTGATCGAGGAAGCGGGCGAGGTGCGCGCTTACGGCGCGGGCATCCTGTCAGGCCCGACCGAGGCGCGTTTTGCGGTCGAGGCGGAGAGCCCCAACCGCATCATGCTCAATGTCGACCGCGTGATGCGCACCGATTACGTGATCAGCGATCTGCAGCCGACCTATTTCGTGATCGAGAGTTTCGCCGATCTCTACCGTCAGACGGTGGAGCGCGATTTCGATCGGCTCTACCGCAGCCTGCCGGCCGGCTTCACCTATGCCAATTCGGCAGTGATCGATGTCGACAATGTGCTGCACCGGGGAACGCAGGAATATCACCTGCGCGGCGGACGGGGGAGCGGAGCGGTGCCTGTTTAG
- the ppk2 gene encoding polyphosphate kinase 2: MGMKRKEYDEALAPLTLELVSMARWVKASGARIVVLFEGRDTAGKGGAIGAVREALNPRQCRTVALSKPTEAEMGQWYFQRYVPHLPTAGEIVLFDRSWYNRAGVEKVMGYASEAQVAAFLETAPAFEKLLTDDGILLFKYWLAADQSEQEGRLRERLEDPLKRWKLSPIDLAAREKYDDYTKARETMLEATHTNHAPWTIVDFNDQRRGRLTLVRDLLSRIPDTHEEPEAITFPDLGREPVAESYGVLKPIADFPIG, from the coding sequence ATGGGCATGAAGCGCAAGGAATATGATGAGGCGCTCGCGCCGCTGACGCTCGAACTGGTCAGCATGGCGCGCTGGGTCAAGGCGAGCGGTGCGCGGATCGTGGTGCTGTTTGAAGGGCGCGACACCGCGGGGAAGGGCGGCGCGATCGGCGCGGTGCGCGAGGCGCTCAACCCGCGCCAGTGCCGCACCGTGGCGCTGTCGAAGCCGACCGAGGCCGAGATGGGTCAGTGGTATTTCCAGCGCTATGTCCCCCACCTGCCCACCGCGGGCGAGATCGTGCTGTTCGACCGGTCATGGTACAACCGCGCGGGCGTCGAGAAGGTGATGGGCTACGCTTCCGAGGCCCAGGTCGCGGCGTTTCTGGAAACGGCCCCCGCTTTCGAAAAGCTGCTGACCGACGACGGCATCCTATTGTTCAAATACTGGCTCGCCGCCGATCAGTCCGAGCAGGAGGGGCGGCTGCGCGAACGGCTGGAAGACCCGCTGAAACGCTGGAAGCTCTCGCCCATCGATCTCGCCGCGCGGGAGAAATACGACGACTACACCAAGGCGCGCGAGACGATGCTGGAGGCAACCCACACAAACCACGCGCCTTGGACCATCGTCGATTTCAATGATCAAAGGCGCGGGCGGCTGACGCTGGTCCGCGATCTGCTGTCGCGTATTCCCGATACGCATGAGGAGCCGGAAGCGATCACCTTCCCCGATCTCGGGCGGGAGCCGGTGGCGGAGAGCTACGGCGTGCTGAAGCCGATTGCGGATTTTCCGATCGGCTAG
- a CDS encoding MaoC family dehydratase N-terminal domain-containing protein, whose protein sequence is MNFEAWIGRETRAKDRLDEGLADRWLATFDLARPHPAIMPQGIHFALCAPEAPTAKLGEDGHPARDDSPDSFLPPFPMPRRMWASSKIAFHAPIAIGAVIERVSKVASVSEKAGGSGRLAFVDIEHVTKANGTLAVIESQTLVYRDAASADAPLSPPPLAEGRFDPAGWDAHRALTPDARLLFRYSALTFNTHRIHYDTPYASEVERYRGLVVHGPLTASLLLQLAATELGENRLRSFQFRGLSPAIAGEPLHLVMRKSEGGYELAAFADDGRQVTAASAAV, encoded by the coding sequence ATGAATTTCGAGGCGTGGATCGGGCGCGAGACGCGGGCGAAGGACCGGCTCGATGAAGGGCTGGCCGACCGCTGGCTCGCCACCTTCGATCTCGCCCGCCCACACCCGGCGATCATGCCGCAGGGGATCCACTTCGCGCTGTGCGCGCCCGAGGCGCCCACCGCGAAGCTGGGCGAGGATGGTCACCCGGCGCGCGACGACAGCCCGGACAGCTTCCTCCCGCCCTTCCCCATGCCGCGCCGGATGTGGGCCTCCAGCAAGATCGCCTTTCACGCCCCCATCGCCATCGGCGCGGTGATCGAGCGGGTCAGCAAGGTTGCCTCGGTGAGCGAGAAGGCGGGCGGCTCGGGCCGCCTCGCCTTCGTCGATATCGAGCATGTGACGAAGGCCAACGGCACGCTGGCGGTGATCGAGAGCCAGACACTGGTCTATCGCGACGCCGCAAGCGCCGATGCGCCGCTGTCTCCGCCGCCCTTGGCCGAGGGCCGCTTCGACCCCGCCGGCTGGGACGCCCACCGCGCCCTCACCCCCGACGCGCGGCTGCTGTTCCGTTACTCGGCGCTGACCTTCAACACTCACCGCATCCACTATGACACGCCCTATGCCAGCGAGGTCGAGCGCTATCGCGGACTGGTGGTGCACGGCCCGCTGACCGCGAGCCTGCTGCTGCAACTGGCCGCCACTGAGCTTGGCGAGAACCGGCTGCGGTCATTCCAGTTTCGTGGGCTCTCTCCCGCCATCGCGGGCGAGCCGCTGCATCTGGTGATGCGCAAGAGCGAGGGCGGGTACGAGCTGGCGGCCTTTGCCGATGATGGCCGACAGGTGACGGCGGCGAGCGCAGCGGTCTAG
- a CDS encoding acetyl-CoA C-acetyltransferase gives MTRRAAICTPLRTPVGKFLGGLSSMNAGQLGAVILKALMERSGIDPARVDDVVFSQGYGNGEAPAIGHWAWLAAGLPIEVPGFQLDRRCGSGAQAVATAAMMVETGMADVVVAGGVESMSNVEHYTLAARGGVRMGDMVLHDRLSRGRVMSQPVERFGVITGMIETAENLAKDYGISREEADAFAVRSHQNAARAWAEGKFAEQLVPVAIPQRKGDPVIFDHDEGYRTDASMETLGKLAPIDGKRDPQAIVTAGNASQQNDAAAACLVVAEDKLEELGLTPMLWFGGWAAAGCDPSRMGIGPVPAVERLFERRGYSWDDIGLVELNEAFAPQVLAVLKGWGWSDDDSRRDILNVNGSGISLGHPIGATGGRILADMAHEMHRRGARYGLETMCIGGGQGIAAVFERAV, from the coding sequence ATGACCAGACGCGCCGCCATCTGCACGCCCCTGCGCACTCCGGTGGGCAAGTTCCTCGGCGGGCTTTCGAGCATGAACGCGGGCCAGTTGGGCGCGGTGATCCTCAAAGCCCTGATGGAGCGCTCCGGCATTGATCCCGCGCGCGTGGACGACGTGGTGTTCTCCCAAGGCTACGGCAATGGCGAGGCACCCGCGATCGGTCACTGGGCGTGGCTTGCGGCGGGCCTGCCCATCGAGGTGCCCGGCTTCCAGCTCGACCGGCGCTGCGGATCGGGCGCGCAGGCGGTGGCGACGGCGGCGATGATGGTCGAAACCGGGATGGCCGATGTGGTCGTGGCGGGCGGGGTGGAATCGATGTCGAATGTCGAGCACTACACCCTCGCTGCACGCGGGGGTGTGCGAATGGGCGACATGGTGCTGCACGATCGCCTCAGCCGCGGCCGCGTGATGAGCCAGCCGGTCGAGCGCTTCGGCGTCATCACCGGCATGATCGAGACCGCCGAGAACCTCGCCAAGGATTACGGCATTTCTCGCGAGGAAGCCGATGCTTTCGCCGTCCGCTCGCACCAGAATGCGGCGCGGGCATGGGCGGAGGGCAAGTTCGCCGAGCAGCTCGTCCCCGTCGCGATTCCGCAGCGGAAGGGCGACCCGGTGATCTTCGACCATGACGAGGGCTACCGCACGGACGCTTCGATGGAGACGCTCGGCAAGCTTGCCCCCATCGACGGGAAGCGTGACCCGCAAGCCATCGTCACCGCAGGTAATGCCAGCCAGCAGAACGACGCGGCCGCCGCCTGCCTGGTGGTGGCTGAGGACAAGCTCGAGGAACTCGGCCTTACCCCGATGCTGTGGTTCGGCGGCTGGGCGGCGGCGGGCTGCGATCCTTCGCGGATGGGCATCGGCCCGGTGCCCGCCGTGGAGCGGCTGTTCGAGCGGCGCGGGTATAGCTGGGACGATATCGGCCTTGTCGAGCTCAACGAGGCTTTCGCGCCGCAGGTGCTCGCCGTGCTCAAGGGCTGGGGATGGAGCGACGATGACAGCCGCCGCGATATCCTCAACGTCAATGGATCGGGCATCAGCCTCGGCCATCCCATCGGCGCCACCGGCGGGCGTATTCTGGCCGACATGGCGCATGAAATGCACCGGCGCGGGGCGCGCTACGGGCTTGAGACCATGTGCATCGGCGGCGGTCAGGGCATTGCAGCCGTGTTCGAGCGCGCGGTATGA